A genomic window from Arthrobacter globiformis includes:
- a CDS encoding DUF3046 domain-containing protein encodes MRISDFWRLMDDEFGAGYSRVLGGSLVLAGVGGRTANQALAAGVSPRDIWLAVCDVQDVPEERRLGRDIKPRQGGPDLV; translated from the coding sequence GTGAGGATTAGTGATTTCTGGCGGCTGATGGACGATGAATTCGGGGCCGGGTACTCGCGCGTGCTGGGCGGTTCCCTCGTCCTTGCAGGCGTCGGCGGCCGGACGGCGAACCAGGCCCTCGCCGCCGGCGTCAGTCCACGCGACATCTGGCTCGCCGTGTGCGACGTCCAGGACGTCCCCGAGGAGCGCCGCCTCGGCCGCGACATCAAGCCCCGCCAGGGCGGCCCAGACCTGGTCTGA
- the miaB gene encoding tRNA (N6-isopentenyl adenosine(37)-C2)-methylthiotransferase MiaB yields the protein MSLTYPSPATGTENAPIGDAEVPRTYQVRTFGCQMNVHDSERMAGMLEAAGYVPADGAQADVVVFNTCAVRENADNKLYGNLGQLAPIKAANPGMQIAVGGCLAQKDRETILKKAPWVDAVFGTHNVGALPALLDRARHNNEAQLEILESLDVFPSTLPTKRDSVYSGWVSISVGCNNTCTFCIVPALRGKEKDRRPGEILAEVQALVDDGAIEVTLLGQNVNSYGVEFGDRQAFSKLLRACGEIPGLERVRFTSPHPAAFTDDVIDAMAETPNVMPQLHMPLQSGSDKVLRDMKRSYRSAKFLGILDKVRARMPHAAISTDIIVGFPGETEEDFQATLDVVEKSRFATAFTFQYSKRPGTPAADLPDQLPKAVVQERFERLTALQDRIAAEENAKQLGRGVEVMVTAQSGRKSEETHRLSGRSQDQRLVHFTVPEGAPAPRPGDLVTVTITEAAAFHLIADPATADDYSLRRSRAGDAWDRAQADSCGAPAPGAAGAGGSGKSGVSLGMPSLPVRSR from the coding sequence GTGAGTCTGACCTATCCTTCCCCCGCAACCGGCACCGAAAACGCACCAATCGGCGACGCCGAGGTGCCCCGCACGTATCAGGTGCGCACCTTCGGCTGCCAGATGAACGTTCACGACTCGGAGCGCATGGCGGGGATGCTGGAAGCCGCCGGTTATGTACCGGCGGACGGTGCCCAGGCCGACGTCGTGGTCTTCAACACCTGCGCGGTGCGGGAGAACGCAGACAATAAGCTCTACGGCAACCTCGGCCAGCTGGCGCCGATCAAGGCAGCCAACCCGGGGATGCAGATCGCCGTCGGCGGCTGCCTCGCCCAGAAGGACCGCGAAACCATTCTGAAGAAGGCTCCCTGGGTCGATGCCGTCTTCGGCACGCACAACGTCGGCGCCCTGCCCGCACTCCTGGACCGGGCCCGCCACAACAACGAGGCGCAGCTGGAGATCCTCGAGTCGCTGGACGTCTTCCCGTCCACGTTGCCCACCAAACGCGACTCGGTTTATTCGGGCTGGGTGTCCATTTCAGTCGGCTGCAACAACACCTGCACCTTCTGCATCGTCCCCGCCCTGCGCGGCAAGGAAAAGGACCGGCGGCCCGGAGAGATCCTCGCCGAGGTCCAGGCCCTGGTGGACGACGGCGCCATCGAAGTGACGCTCCTCGGCCAGAACGTGAACTCGTACGGGGTGGAGTTCGGGGACCGCCAGGCCTTCTCCAAGCTGCTGCGGGCCTGCGGCGAGATCCCGGGCCTGGAACGGGTGCGGTTCACCAGCCCCCACCCGGCCGCGTTCACGGATGACGTCATCGACGCCATGGCCGAGACGCCCAACGTCATGCCGCAGCTGCACATGCCGCTCCAGTCGGGTTCGGACAAGGTCCTGCGCGACATGAAGCGTTCCTACCGGTCAGCGAAGTTCCTCGGCATCCTGGACAAGGTCCGCGCCAGGATGCCGCATGCCGCGATTTCCACGGACATCATCGTCGGTTTCCCGGGGGAGACGGAGGAGGACTTCCAGGCGACCCTGGACGTCGTCGAAAAGTCACGCTTCGCCACAGCCTTCACCTTCCAGTACTCCAAGCGGCCCGGTACGCCGGCCGCGGACCTGCCGGACCAGCTGCCCAAGGCGGTGGTGCAGGAACGCTTTGAGCGCCTCACCGCCCTTCAGGACCGCATCGCCGCGGAAGAAAACGCCAAGCAGCTGGGACGCGGCGTCGAGGTCATGGTCACCGCGCAGTCTGGCCGCAAGTCCGAGGAAACCCACCGACTCTCCGGCCGTTCGCAGGACCAGCGCCTTGTCCACTTCACAGTTCCCGAGGGCGCTCCTGCCCCAAGGCCCGGAGACCTGGTGACAGTCACCATCACGGAAGCCGCCGCCTTCCACCTGATCGCCGATCCGGCCACCGCGGACGACTACTCCCTGCGCCGGTCCCGCGCCGGTGACGCCTGGGACAGGGCACAGGCCGACTCCTGCGGGGCCCCTGCGCCGGGTGCAGCAGGTGCCGGCGGGTCAGGCAAGTCCGGCGTGTCGCTCGGCATGCCCTCGCTCCCGGTGCGGAGCCGCTGA
- the pgsA gene encoding CDP-diacylglycerol--glycerol-3-phosphate 3-phosphatidyltransferase: MTSTEATAAGSNSSGIWNLPNILTMLRIVLVPFFVWFLIADAPGLRSESGAWRWAAVAAFAVAIYTDKLDGDIARSRGLVTDFGKIADPIADKLLTGSALVMLCVLNELPWWITIVILVREWGITALRFFVIRYGVIPASRGGKLKTVVQTVAIFLYLLPLAPIAPWLTWVAFAVMLAAVLITVWTGVEYVVQALKVRSEGLRRRAAEHDKPNQDIPNQEGHP; encoded by the coding sequence GTGACAAGCACCGAAGCGACCGCGGCCGGCTCCAACAGCTCCGGTATCTGGAATCTCCCCAACATCCTCACGATGCTCCGCATTGTGCTGGTGCCGTTCTTCGTGTGGTTCCTCATCGCCGACGCCCCCGGCCTGCGCAGCGAATCCGGGGCCTGGCGCTGGGCAGCAGTGGCGGCGTTCGCCGTCGCGATTTACACGGACAAGCTCGACGGCGACATCGCCCGCAGCAGGGGACTGGTCACCGACTTCGGCAAGATCGCCGACCCGATCGCGGACAAACTTCTGACCGGCTCCGCGCTGGTCATGCTGTGCGTCCTGAACGAGCTGCCCTGGTGGATCACCATCGTGATCCTGGTCCGTGAGTGGGGCATCACGGCGCTGCGGTTCTTCGTGATCCGCTACGGCGTCATCCCGGCATCGCGCGGCGGCAAGCTCAAGACGGTCGTCCAGACCGTGGCGATCTTCCTCTACCTTCTTCCGCTGGCACCCATCGCCCCGTGGCTGACCTGGGTGGCCTTTGCGGTCATGCTCGCTGCCGTGCTGATCACCGTCTGGACCGGCGTCGAATACGTTGTCCAGGCGCTGAAAGTCAGGTCGGAGGGGTTGCGCCGGCGGGCTGCGGAGCACGACAAGCCCAACCAGGACATCCCTAACCAGGAAGGCCATCCGTGA
- the recA gene encoding recombinase RecA, whose protein sequence is MAAAPDREKALEAALAQIDKQFGKGSIMRLGDETRAPIEVIPTGSIALDVALGIGGLPRGRVVEIYGPESSGKTTVALHAVANAQRAGGIAAFIDAEHALDPEYAAKLGVDTDALLVSQPDTGEQALEIMDMLVGSGSLDIVVIDSVAALVPRAEIEGDMGDSHVGLQARLMSQALRKITGRLSQTKTTAIFINQLREKIGVFFGSPETTTGGKALKFYASVRIDVRRIQTLKEGADSVGNRTKAKIVKNKMAPPFKIAEFDIIYGLGISREGGIIDMGVEHGIIKKSGSWFTYDGDQLGQGMENSRRFLRDNPELAAELERLIKEKLGVGTKPAADAEASPKLKAVDGF, encoded by the coding sequence ATGGCGGCAGCCCCGGATCGTGAAAAAGCGCTTGAAGCAGCGCTCGCGCAGATTGACAAGCAGTTCGGCAAGGGATCGATCATGCGGCTGGGCGACGAAACGCGCGCCCCCATCGAAGTCATCCCCACCGGCTCCATCGCGCTGGACGTCGCACTCGGAATCGGAGGTCTCCCGCGCGGCCGCGTCGTGGAAATCTACGGACCGGAATCGTCGGGTAAGACCACCGTTGCCCTGCACGCCGTGGCCAACGCCCAGCGTGCCGGTGGCATCGCTGCCTTCATCGACGCCGAGCACGCCCTCGATCCCGAATACGCAGCCAAGCTCGGCGTGGACACGGACGCCCTGCTGGTCTCCCAGCCGGACACCGGTGAGCAGGCCCTGGAGATCATGGACATGCTGGTGGGCTCCGGCTCACTGGACATCGTGGTCATCGACTCCGTGGCAGCCCTGGTGCCGCGGGCGGAAATCGAAGGCGACATGGGCGACAGCCACGTCGGCCTGCAGGCACGGCTCATGAGCCAGGCCCTGCGAAAGATCACCGGCCGGCTGAGCCAGACCAAGACCACCGCCATCTTCATCAACCAGCTGCGTGAGAAGATCGGCGTGTTCTTCGGATCACCGGAAACCACCACCGGTGGTAAGGCGCTGAAGTTCTACGCGTCCGTGCGCATCGACGTCCGCCGCATCCAGACCCTGAAGGAAGGTGCCGATTCCGTCGGTAACCGGACCAAGGCCAAGATCGTCAAGAACAAGATGGCTCCGCCCTTCAAGATCGCCGAATTCGACATCATCTACGGCCTGGGCATCTCCCGCGAGGGCGGCATCATCGACATGGGCGTGGAGCACGGCATCATCAAGAAGTCCGGGTCCTGGTTCACGTACGACGGCGACCAGCTTGGCCAGGGCATGGAGAACTCGCGCCGCTTCCTGCGCGACAACCCGGAACTCGCTGCGGAACTGGAACGGCTCATCAAGGAAAAGCTCGGTGTGGGAACCAAGCCTGCGGCCGACGCTGAGGCCTCACCGAAGCTGAAGGCCGTTGACGGCTTCTAG
- the dapF gene encoding diaminopimelate epimerase, whose product MNETLAETARPAASTLSGLRFSKGHGTGNDFVLVADPEGVHAISAEQVAQLCDRHRGIGGDGLIRAVPSRLMDEGRQILAENPDAEWFMDYRNGDGSLSEMCGNGVRVFVHFLLAEGLAELPAGGSLTIGTRGGVKTIVRTGDGYAVDMGPWEFIFPDDAAARAMDSLVSADGLEVARPALSVSMGNPHTVVALAELSELQDTRLFTAPHVDPTPANGTNVEFVVPAEPLVHDGVGTVTMRVHERGVGETQSCGTGACAAAVAIRHWAGQGAPDAWQVKVPGGVVGVKFFTVAGGREHVELSGPATIVASGTLS is encoded by the coding sequence ATGAATGAAACCCTTGCAGAAACAGCCCGGCCCGCCGCCAGCACACTGAGCGGACTGCGGTTCTCCAAGGGCCATGGAACAGGCAACGATTTCGTCCTGGTCGCTGACCCCGAGGGCGTACACGCCATCTCAGCCGAGCAGGTCGCCCAGCTGTGCGACCGCCACCGCGGCATCGGCGGCGACGGCCTCATCCGCGCTGTGCCGTCCCGGCTCATGGACGAGGGCCGGCAGATACTTGCCGAAAACCCCGATGCCGAATGGTTCATGGATTACCGCAACGGTGACGGTTCCCTGTCGGAAATGTGCGGCAACGGCGTCCGGGTGTTCGTCCACTTCCTCCTGGCCGAGGGCCTCGCTGAACTGCCTGCGGGCGGCTCGCTGACCATCGGCACCCGCGGGGGAGTCAAAACCATTGTCCGCACCGGCGACGGCTACGCCGTCGACATGGGCCCCTGGGAGTTCATCTTCCCGGACGATGCTGCGGCCCGCGCCATGGATTCACTCGTCAGCGCCGACGGACTCGAGGTGGCAAGGCCGGCGCTGTCCGTCAGCATGGGCAACCCCCACACGGTCGTCGCCCTGGCCGAGCTGTCCGAACTTCAGGACACCCGGCTCTTCACAGCGCCCCACGTCGATCCCACTCCCGCCAACGGCACCAACGTCGAATTCGTTGTCCCGGCAGAGCCGCTGGTGCACGACGGCGTGGGCACCGTGACCATGCGGGTCCACGAACGCGGCGTCGGCGAAACGCAGTCCTGCGGTACCGGAGCGTGTGCTGCAGCCGTGGCCATCCGGCACTGGGCGGGGCAGGGCGCCCCGGACGCCTGGCAGGTTAAGGTGCCCGGCGGCGTCGTGGGCGTGAAGTTCTTCACCGTCGCCGGTGGCCGGGAGCACGTCGAACTGAGCGGCCCGGCAACGATCGTTGCTAGCGGGACGCTTTCCTGA
- a CDS encoding CinA family protein, with protein sequence MTNLHRIAGEAVAAAVGRGVTVATAESLTAGMVAAVLADTPGASAMLQGGVVSYNNTLKRDVLGVPQDLLDAVGSVDEAVAAAMAQGARRVCAADLAVSTTGVAGPDAHDGKAVGTVFVGVATAAGVQTFPYKFEGTRAEIRGLACGAALERLQEALAALG encoded by the coding sequence GTGACGAATCTGCACCGGATCGCCGGGGAGGCCGTGGCTGCGGCCGTCGGGCGTGGCGTTACCGTCGCCACCGCCGAGTCACTCACCGCCGGAATGGTGGCCGCTGTCCTGGCCGATACCCCGGGGGCGTCTGCCATGCTGCAGGGCGGCGTGGTCTCTTACAACAACACCCTGAAGCGGGACGTTCTTGGCGTTCCGCAGGACTTGCTGGACGCCGTCGGGTCGGTGGACGAAGCGGTTGCGGCCGCCATGGCGCAAGGCGCCCGGCGCGTCTGCGCCGCGGACCTGGCCGTCTCCACCACGGGCGTGGCAGGGCCCGACGCGCACGACGGCAAGGCCGTGGGAACGGTGTTCGTGGGCGTCGCCACCGCAGCCGGTGTCCAGACCTTTCCGTACAAGTTCGAGGGCACCCGGGCAGAGATCCGCGGGCTGGCCTGTGGCGCTGCTTTGGAGCGTCTGCAGGAGGCACTGGCTGCGCTGGGCTGA
- a CDS encoding helix-turn-helix domain-containing protein: MVKQPVSVNGVVRWKDVGLADQAKSEQKERKMVVLRHEIGDVLRDVRQRQGRTLREVSHSARVSLGYLSEVERGQKEASSELLSSICSALDVPLSSMLREVSDRVAVAEGVAVPDTVPQEFSQRYGRDLERDLSSELNNQLATEMLSGAR, translated from the coding sequence ATGGTAAAGCAGCCCGTGTCCGTAAACGGCGTTGTCCGCTGGAAGGACGTGGGCCTCGCCGATCAGGCCAAGAGCGAACAGAAGGAGCGCAAGATGGTTGTACTTCGTCACGAAATTGGTGATGTTCTGCGCGATGTCCGCCAGCGTCAAGGGCGTACCCTCCGCGAAGTCTCGCACAGCGCCCGGGTATCCCTGGGTTACCTCAGTGAGGTGGAACGCGGCCAGAAGGAAGCGTCCTCGGAACTCCTGTCCTCGATCTGCTCGGCGCTGGACGTACCGCTTTCCAGCATGCTCCGCGAGGTCAGCGACCGCGTTGCCGTGGCTGAAGGCGTTGCCGTGCCGGATACCGTCCCGCAGGAATTCTCCCAGCGTTACGGCCGGGACCTTGAGCGCGACCTGAGCAGCGAGCTCAACAATCAACTGGCAACGGAAATGCTCTCGGGCGCCCGGTAA
- a CDS encoding DMT family transporter produces MPLAVASTPQRTSRRTLTVAIASLLGATLFWAGNYIVGAGAVESIDPLSLVLLRWLGAVVPLLAIAQMAERPQWRQVLAAWPWLVALSVFGLLGYNLLLYTALEHTDAFNASLINAFNPALITLAAAVFLRERLTRRAVGGVLIALAGVLLVLSNGDLGKLLQAGFGTGELFMIAAIAAWSAYTITGRLAPPLPPITATAIQASITIVVLAPFSLAAGGPALPSTQGAIASLAFIALFPSVLSYLLWNRALTVIPAGNAGVFLNLITVFTALFTILSGHPYTFAQIAGGVIVIAGILLTSARGLRGTAKPFFWRRRRAGNLEP; encoded by the coding sequence ATGCCGCTCGCAGTTGCCAGCACGCCACAGCGCACTTCGCGGCGGACCCTCACTGTTGCGATCGCCTCGCTGTTGGGCGCGACGCTGTTCTGGGCAGGCAACTACATTGTTGGAGCCGGCGCGGTCGAGAGCATCGACCCTCTCAGCCTCGTCCTGCTGCGCTGGTTGGGCGCCGTGGTTCCGCTGCTGGCTATCGCCCAGATGGCAGAGCGCCCGCAATGGCGGCAGGTGCTGGCAGCGTGGCCATGGCTGGTCGCACTGAGTGTGTTCGGACTGCTGGGCTACAACCTGCTTCTGTACACAGCTCTCGAGCACACTGATGCATTCAACGCTTCCCTCATCAATGCGTTCAACCCGGCACTCATCACGTTGGCCGCTGCCGTGTTCCTCAGGGAACGCCTGACCCGCAGGGCAGTTGGCGGTGTCCTGATCGCACTTGCCGGGGTGCTCCTTGTCCTCAGTAACGGCGACCTGGGCAAGCTGCTGCAGGCTGGCTTCGGGACGGGCGAGCTGTTCATGATCGCGGCAATTGCAGCGTGGTCCGCGTATACGATCACCGGGCGCCTGGCTCCGCCACTGCCCCCGATAACCGCCACGGCCATCCAGGCTTCGATCACGATCGTTGTGCTCGCACCATTCAGCCTGGCTGCCGGCGGTCCAGCCCTGCCCTCCACGCAGGGTGCGATTGCTTCCCTGGCCTTCATTGCGCTCTTCCCGTCTGTGCTGTCCTACCTGCTGTGGAACCGGGCCCTGACAGTCATCCCCGCCGGCAACGCCGGGGTATTCCTTAACCTCATCACCGTCTTTACAGCCTTGTTCACAATCCTCTCGGGGCATCCCTACACCTTTGCCCAGATAGCAGGCGGGGTGATTGTCATCGCCGGCATCCTCCTCACCAGCGCCCGCGGTCTGCGAGGCACAGCCAAGCCGTTTTTCTGGCGCCGCCGGCGGGCGGGTAACCTTGAACCATGA
- a CDS encoding regulatory protein RecX: protein MARAIVLRQLTASPKSRLQLERKLAERNVPEDVAAAVLDRFEEVRLVDDAEFADMWVRSRSQSRRLARGALRRELADKGIDADTAASALEQLSDEDEEAAARHLVERKLRPGTDLSGRAERDKATRRLASMLARKGYQPSQAFRIVAEVLDAAAVGAPACEDSAEATSHWE from the coding sequence GTGGCGCGCGCCATAGTGCTGCGCCAGCTGACCGCATCGCCCAAGAGCCGGCTGCAGCTGGAACGCAAGCTGGCCGAGCGCAACGTGCCGGAGGACGTCGCCGCGGCCGTGCTGGACCGCTTCGAAGAGGTCCGGCTCGTTGACGACGCGGAATTCGCGGACATGTGGGTGCGGAGCCGGTCCCAGTCGCGCAGGCTGGCCAGGGGAGCCCTCCGCCGGGAACTCGCGGACAAGGGCATTGATGCTGACACGGCGGCGTCTGCCTTGGAGCAGCTGAGTGACGAGGACGAGGAAGCCGCCGCGCGCCATCTCGTGGAACGCAAGCTGCGGCCGGGGACGGACCTGTCAGGCCGGGCGGAGCGGGACAAGGCCACACGGCGGCTCGCGTCCATGCTGGCCCGCAAGGGATACCAGCCCTCGCAGGCCTTCCGGATCGTGGCCGAGGTCCTTGACGCCGCAGCCGTGGGTGCTCCGGCCTGTGAAGACTCCGCCGAGGCCACATCTCACTGGGAGTGA
- a CDS encoding MarR family winged helix-turn-helix transcriptional regulator, with the protein MSNPAEAPGAGAPFEDTLDTALTNVEHQISLFWRRARSVSQQLSREVHPDMEPAAYGLLTVIRKSGPIRLTELASCIGVGKPSVSRQIAFLESIGLVLKEADPLDGRAQTIRLTAEGEEKMHQVQDARRQVFRERLGEWPVEDLEALAAYMAKLNATYERDGFPKDGA; encoded by the coding sequence ATGAGCAACCCCGCTGAAGCCCCCGGAGCCGGTGCCCCCTTCGAGGACACGCTTGATACGGCACTGACCAACGTGGAGCATCAGATCAGTCTTTTCTGGCGACGGGCCCGGTCCGTTTCCCAGCAACTGTCGCGCGAGGTCCACCCGGACATGGAGCCCGCCGCCTACGGCCTGCTCACCGTCATCCGCAAGAGCGGGCCCATCCGCCTGACCGAACTCGCATCCTGCATCGGCGTCGGCAAGCCATCCGTCAGCAGGCAGATCGCGTTCCTTGAAAGCATCGGCCTGGTGCTCAAGGAAGCCGATCCCCTGGATGGCCGGGCGCAAACCATCAGGCTCACCGCCGAAGGCGAGGAGAAGATGCACCAGGTGCAGGATGCCAGGCGGCAGGTGTTCCGGGAGCGCCTGGGCGAATGGCCGGTAGAGGATCTCGAGGCACTGGCTGCCTACATGGCCAAACTCAACGCCACATACGAACGTGACGGGTTTCCCAAGGACGGCGCCTAG
- a CDS encoding class I SAM-dependent methyltransferase has product MESAHYFSASPAGPFTRKPLTVELAGETRKLQTSSGIFSPDGIDKGTAVLLAEVPAPAPQGNLLDIGCGWGPIALTMALRAPHAQVYAVDVNERCIALTNGNAELLGLGNVAASTPQDVDPELRFDTIWSNPPIRIGKDELHSLLMLWLPRLAPGGSAWLVVQKNLGSDSLQRWLAEALDESFTVTRESTSKSFRILRVRKASR; this is encoded by the coding sequence ATGGAGTCTGCCCACTATTTCAGCGCCTCACCTGCGGGGCCGTTCACCCGCAAGCCCCTCACGGTGGAACTGGCCGGTGAAACGCGGAAGCTGCAGACGTCGTCGGGCATCTTCAGCCCGGACGGAATCGACAAGGGCACGGCGGTCCTGCTGGCTGAGGTTCCGGCTCCCGCCCCGCAGGGAAACCTGCTCGACATCGGGTGCGGCTGGGGACCCATCGCCCTGACCATGGCGCTGCGGGCACCGCACGCGCAGGTCTACGCGGTGGACGTCAATGAACGCTGCATCGCGCTCACGAACGGGAACGCCGAACTGCTTGGGCTGGGCAACGTCGCGGCCAGCACGCCGCAGGACGTGGATCCGGAACTCCGCTTCGACACCATCTGGTCCAATCCGCCGATCAGGATCGGCAAGGACGAGCTGCACTCACTCCTGATGCTGTGGCTGCCGAGGCTGGCGCCGGGGGGTTCGGCCTGGCTGGTGGTGCAGAAGAACCTGGGCTCGGATTCGCTTCAGCGCTGGCTGGCAGAGGCGCTTGACGAATCCTTCACGGTGACACGGGAAAGCACATCCAAGTCGTTCAGGATCCTGCGGGTCAGGAAAGCGTCCCGCTAG
- the miaA gene encoding tRNA (adenosine(37)-N6)-dimethylallyltransferase MiaA, with the protein MAGQPPVIAVVGPTGSGKSDLAVELALALDGEVINADAMQFYRGMDIGTAKVTEAEQRGVRHHLLDILDVTQEASVSDFQQQARDAVADIHRRGRRAILAGGSGLYVRAALDVLEFPGTDPEIRARLEQENAEAGTAALLERLRAVDPVSAGRLGDARRIIRALEVFELTGRPFSSFMPTREYHQPAVQIGLQVDRERLRDRLAVRVHRMVEQGLLAEVERLDAQGLRRGKTAPRALGYAQFLKVLDGETDAAQAAEETIVATRQFARRQLTWFRADPRISWLDWQDPRLAAKAADLAR; encoded by the coding sequence GTGGCGGGCCAGCCCCCCGTCATTGCGGTCGTCGGACCCACCGGATCGGGCAAGTCCGACCTCGCCGTCGAACTTGCCCTGGCCCTGGACGGCGAGGTGATCAACGCCGACGCCATGCAGTTCTACCGCGGCATGGACATCGGCACCGCCAAGGTCACCGAAGCTGAACAACGGGGCGTCCGGCACCACCTGCTGGACATCCTGGACGTGACGCAGGAGGCGTCGGTGTCCGACTTCCAGCAGCAGGCGAGGGACGCCGTCGCCGATATCCACCGCCGCGGCAGGCGCGCCATCCTGGCCGGCGGGTCGGGCCTGTATGTCCGCGCCGCGCTCGACGTGCTGGAGTTTCCGGGAACCGACCCGGAAATCCGCGCCCGGCTCGAACAGGAGAACGCCGAGGCAGGCACTGCCGCACTGCTGGAACGCCTCCGGGCGGTGGATCCCGTCTCCGCCGGGCGTCTCGGCGACGCCCGCCGCATCATCCGCGCGCTGGAGGTGTTCGAACTGACGGGACGCCCGTTCAGCTCGTTCATGCCGACGCGCGAGTACCACCAGCCGGCCGTCCAGATCGGCCTGCAGGTGGACCGTGAGCGGTTGCGTGACCGGCTCGCCGTCCGCGTGCACCGGATGGTGGAGCAGGGGCTGCTGGCGGAAGTCGAACGGCTGGACGCCCAGGGCCTGCGCCGCGGCAAGACCGCACCGCGCGCACTGGGCTACGCCCAGTTCCTCAAAGTGCTCGACGGCGAAACGGACGCAGCGCAGGCAGCCGAGGAAACCATCGTGGCCACCAGGCAGTTCGCCCGCCGGCAGCTGACGTGGTTCCGGGCCGATCCCCGCATCAGCTGGCTGGACTGGCAGGACCCCCGGCTGGCTGCCAAAGCGGCCGACCTCGCCCGCTGA